The DNA segment GCTGGACCTGCCCGGCACCAAGCTGGTGGTGGGCGACGGGCCGCAACGGGCGGAGCTGATGCAGCGCTACCCCTCCGCCGTGTTCACCGGCGCCCTGCATGGGGAGGAGCTGGCACGGCACTACGCCGCCGCCGATGTGTTCGTCTTCCCGTCGCGCACCGACACCTTCGGGCTGGTACTGCTGGAGGCGCTGGCAAGCGGGCTGCCTGTGGCCGCCTGTCCGGTGCCGGGCCCGCTGGACGTGCTGGGCGGCAGCGATGTCGGCGTGCTGGATGAGGATCTGGGCCGCGCCGCGCTGGCAGCCCTGGCCATCCCGCCGGAACGGTGCCGGGAATTCGCGCTCCGCCACTCCTGGCGCGCTTCGGCGGAGCAGTTCCTGGCGAATCTCCGCCCGCTGGAGGAGCCGATGCCGGTCGGCGAGCTGGCGCTGGCCCATTGACGGCGTAGCGGCGCAACAGCAGGCTGCATCCGTACCTGCGATGGAGCCGTCTTGATGATCACGCCCGCCTATGCCCGGACCATGGCCGCCTACAATGCGGAGATGAACAAGCGCATCTACGCCGCCGCCGGCCGGCTTGACGATGCCGTGCGCAGGGCCGAGGGCGGCGCGTTCTGGAACAGCATCCACGGAACGCTGAACCATCTGCTCTGGGCCGACCGGATGTGGATGTCGCGCTTCGCCGGGTGGCCGGCGCCCACGGCGAAGCTGAAGGAATCGGCCTGCCTCATCGACGATTTCGCGGAGCTGTCCCTGGCCCGGCAGGAAGCCGACCGGGGCCTGTCGGACTGGGCGGCGCAGGTGGACGGGGAATGGCTTGCGATGGACCAGCGCTGGTACAGCGGTGCTGCCCAACGCGAGATCACCGCCCCGCGCGGCTTCCTGCTGGCCCACATGTTCAATCATCAGACCCACCATCGCGGACAGGTCCATGCGATGCTGACCCGGGCCGGGGCCGATCCGGGCGATACCGACCTGTTCCTGCTGGTGCAGCCGCCGATGGCCGATTGACCGGGGCCAGCCGCCGGGCGCAATCTTCGTTCCCAAGAAAGAACCTGTCCGGGAGGAAACGGATGTCCGAGCTCGTCATCTATGGCATGGCCTTCAGCAACTTCGTCCGCACCGTGCGCATGGCGCTGTTCGAGAAGGGCATCCCCTACCGGTTCGAGCCCTATGTGGCGAACACGCCGGAGATGCTGGCGCTGAATCCGTTCGGCAAGGTGCCGGCCATGCGCCATGGCGACCTGACGCTGTTCGAGAGCCAAGCCATCTGCCGCTATATCGAGGATGCCTTCGGCGGCCCCAGCCTGCGGCCGGGCACCCTGGCGGAAAAGGCGGTGGTGGACCAATGGGTGGCCGCCACCTGCGACCATGCCGACAAGGCCTTCGTCCGCAACTATGTCCTGGCCTACGCCATGCCGAAATGGCTGGGGAAAGAGCCGGACCGGGCACAGATCGCGGCCGCCGTGCCGGGCGTGCGCAAGGTGATCGGCGTCCTGGACCGGCACATGGACGGACGGGAATTCGTGGCCGCCGACCAGTTGACGCTGGCCGACCTGTTCCTGGCGCCGACCACCTTCCTGGTCCAGCTCTATCCCGAGGGCAAGGAAGCACTGGCCGAGGCGCCCCACCTGACCCGCTGGCTGAATTCCATGATGGCGCGGGACAGCTTCATCGCCACCAAGCCCCCCAAGGGCTGAGCGGATGGCCCGGCCCCGAAGGGGCTAGGCGGAACCAATCGAGACGGCCCCCGGTTGCGGTGGAAATTCCGCCACCGAGGGAGACTCCTCCATGTTCCGCAGAGCGTCGGCCGTGGCCGCCCTGTTCCTGGCCACCACCGCCCTGGCGGCCTGTTCATCCGGCCCGGACTATCCGCCGCCCGACCTTGCCGCCGCACGCGCCGCCGTCGACGGCGTCGATCCTGAGACCGTGAACCGCTATGCGGCGGTGGAGATGCGCGAAGCGCGCTCCTACCTCGACCAGGCGGAGGCCGCATGGCGGCAGGAGAATGCGGAAGCCGCCCAGCGTTATGCCACGCAAGCGCTGGCAACCGTCCGGCTGGCCGAAGCCCGCGCCGACGCCGCCGAAGCGCGCGCGGCGGAGAGCGATCTTCAGGAATCGCTGCAGTCCGCGCCCGGAGCCACTGGCACGACCACGAGCCCCGGCCTGACCGGAACCACCGGCATGTCGCCATCCGGCACGGGCGTCGACCCCTCCACCATCGGGACTTCCGGCACGGGTCTGACGCCGACGCCGGTACAGCCCGCCCCCGTTCCCATCACGCCGAACGGCCGCTGACGCCGTACGCCATCCAAGATCCGAATGGGGACATGACATGATCAAGAACAAGACGACCATGCGCGGCCTGCTGGCCGGCGCCAGCCTGATAATCCTGGCCGCCTGCGCCTCCGCCCCGGACGAGTACGCGCCCCTGGCGCAGTTGGAGCAGCGCTTCGACCAAGCCCGGCTGGAACAGGTTCCGGCCAACGCTCCCGTCCGCTTCCAGGAAGCAGAGCGGACCCTCAGCCAGGCGCAGTCGCGGCTGGGCGAGGCGGATGAGCAGGAGCTGTCCTATCTGACCCAGCTGGCCAGCACCCAGCTCGACACCGCAATGACCGAGGCGGAGGCCAAGCAGACGCGGGAGCAGCGCAGCGCCCTTCTGGCCGACCAGCAGCGCGTCATGCTTCAGGAGCGCGAGGAGATGTTGCAGCAACGGGAGGAGGAACTCGCCCTTGCCCGGCAGCAACTGGCCGAGTTCGAGCAACGGCAGACCGAGGGCGGCCTGCTGGTGACGCTCCGCGACATCAATTTCGACCTGGATTCAGCCAACCTCTCCCCAGGCGACCAGGAGCGGCTGGCTCCGCTGGCCGACTATCTTCAGCAGCATCCCGACCGCAACGTGGTGATCGAGGGACACACGGACGCCAGCGGTCCAGACGACTACAACCGCCAGCTCTCGCAGCAGCGGGCGGAAGCGGTGCGCAATTACCTGGTCTCCCGCGGCGTCTCGGCCGGCCGCATCCAGACGGTGGGCCGCGGCGAATCGGTGCCGGTGGCCGACAATGGCAGCGAGGCCGGTCGGCTGCAGAACCGCCGGATCGAGGTGATGATCGCCAACCCGGCCGGCTGACCCAGCCGGCCGAGCGGACGCCCTGCTCCCCGCCCCCGCATGGGTGGACGGGGAGCAGGGTCCGGTTCAGCGCATCCCGGCGGGCAGCAGCACCTGGTCAATACCGTGCACCACGCCTTCCGCGAAGGCGATGTTGCCGGTGACGATACGGGCTGTTCCGGGGCCGCCGCCCAGTGCGACTTCCGGGTCCGGAGCCTGAGCGCCCGGTTCTCCGGCAGCGGCGAGGACGGGCCTGCCATCGGCAAGAGCCACCCGGATCGGCGTCCCGCCTGCCGTCCGGACCTCCTGCGGAAGCTGGTCGGCCGCCAGCGCCTGTCCGCTGACGACATGCTGGTTCAGGACATTGCGCAGCAGCTCCCGGTCGGTGTCGAGCCGCTGCCGCAGCTCCGCCGGCAGGGCGTTGAACGCTTCGTCCGTCGGCGCGAAGATGGTGTAGCTCCCGCCCCCGCCAAGCTCCTGCGCCAGGCCGGAGGCGTCGGCCAGTCGGGTGAAGGTGCTGAAGCCGCTACGCCGCTCCAGCGACTGGGCCAGCGTACGGTCCGTGGCTTCGATCCCGCCGGAGGCACCGTTCTCCAGGACCCGGTCCGCCTGGGAACCGCCGGCCCCCCGGCAGCCGCGCCCACCGCCGCACCGATGGGACCGCCGACCAGGGCGCCGGCAACAGCGCCGCCCATGGCGCCGGAGGCGGCCTGCTCCTCCGTGTTCGAACCGCAGCCGGCCAGGACAAGCGCCCCGGCCGCCAGCAGACCCATCACGCGTTGGTGACGCATCATTGTGCTCCCTTCCCTCGAAAGATGCGAAGGGAACCGGCGCGGAAGAGGTTGGTTCCCCACAGCCGCCCGGCACCCTTCCGCATCCGGAACGACGTCGACCGGCACCGCTACCTGTTGCCGTTTCCGGTCCTCACGCCCTGATCGGCCAGGGACACTGCATTGCCGTCGGGCGTGAACGCCTCGCGGGTTTCGATATCCGCACGGGTCAGGGTGGACAGCTCCAGATCCGCCTCCGGCGAAGGCAGGATCATCTCGTCGAAGTTCACGGCGACCTTCTTGTCCATGCCCTCGCCGGACAGGATGACGTGGACCGCCTGGCCGGACCCGTCGAGGATCACATCCTCCACCTCCCCCACCGTATCGCCATTGACGTCCTTCACCGAGCGGCCGATCAGCTCGTCGGCGCTGATGGTGGTCTGGCCTGTCCCGGTCGGGGCGTTGGCGGCGTGCGCGCCGGGCTGATGCATGCCGGAAGCGCTAGTGTCCAGCGGCGGGGCGCCGGCCGGCGAGGCGGCGGTCATCGGATCGCCGATGGGTGGAGTGCCGAGGCCGGCCGGGCCGGGTTCGGCATCGCGCGGGTCACCGGGACCGGCGGGCCCGATGGGGCTGGGCGGCGTCATCCCGTCCACTCCCGCCGGCTGGGCCGGGGCCGTATCGGTCTGGGCGTTGGCGACGGCCGGAACGGCCAGCGCCAAACCGGCGGCGACCAGCAGGCCGCCCTTGAGGGTGGCGCGAAGATTCATTGCAAGCACTCCCGTCTGTTGAGGTTGCCGCATTCAACAGAAGCCCGTGGCCGGTATTACGGGAAAGACACAAGCTTGTCCCCGGCACAGACCGTTCCGGGGCTGCAACGACCGCGCACCACCCCTGTTGGCTTGGTCTCACCCAAAGAAAGAACCAGGAGGAGATCAGGCATGGCTGACTATTACGACGATGATCGCTACCGGTCCGACTACAGGGGCGGCCGGGGTTACGACCGTCCGCGACGCGACCGGGATCGCGACATGGACCGGGGCCACTATGGCAACTTTGCCGGGGAATGGCGGCGCACCGACTATACGGATGCCGAGCCTGGCGGCTATGGCGGCCGGGGCCATGATGAGGACCGCTACTACGGCCGCGACCGGGACTATGGCCGCGACCGGAACTTCGACGACCGCGGATACAGCGACCGCCCCCGCTCCGGCCATGGGCTGAGCGGCGCTGCCCTTGCCGGGCGGGGTTTCGGCTCCCGCGATTATGGAAGCCGCGACTATGGCGACCGGGATTATAGCGGTCGGGACTATGGCGGCGCGCGCGCCTATGACGACCGCCGCGGCCGGAGCGGCGGCGGCGATCACGGCGACCGCGGCTTCTTCGCCCGCGCCGGAGACGAGATGGCGTCCTGGTTCGGCAGCGACGATGCGGAGCGCCGCCGCCGCTGGGATGCCGAGCATGGCGACGAGGGCGCCCAGCACCACCGCGGCCGCGGCCCCACCGGCTATAAGCGCGCCGATGCCCGCATCTCCGACGATATCCATGACCGCCTGACGGAAGACCCCTATCTGGACGCCACCGACATCAGCGTGAAGGTGGAGGATGGCGAGGTCACGCTGAGCGGCCATGTTTCCAACCGCCGCGACAAGCGCCGGGCCGAGGATCTGGCCGAGGATGTGATGGGCGTGCGCCATGTGCAGAACAATCTGCGCGTCCGCGAAGGCGCCGGCTTCGCCATGACCGGGTCCGGCACCCGCGACGAGAACCAGCGCAGCACCAGCTGGGGCAGGTCCGACAGCACTGGCAGCGTCCGCACCGACGCCAGCGGCAACCAGCGTCAGGCCGCCTCCTCCGGCGAGGGCTTCGGCGCCGAGCGCGGCGGCAACAACCAGTCCGACACCGGTCTGGCCGGCCTGCCGACCAGCAACCGGACCATGCCATAGGCCGGCGGGGCGCACCGCCCCTGCCCCTTCAGGCTGATCGGAAAAGGCCGCCCGGCGGAAGGGCGGCCTTTTTCATGAGCTGCCCGGTTGTTGGTCAGGCATCGCCGCAAGGCGGATCGGTGAAGGGGGCGGGCAACCATGCGGACCGGCACGACAGTCTTCCATCTGGGCCTTGGTCTCGCCTGGCTGCTCATCGCCGCCGTCACGCTCTGGGCCGTCTGGCGGATGGGGCTCGGTACGGTCGTGCCCAGCTTCATCGCCGGCTACGCCCATCCCTGGCAGGCCCAGTTCAACACCGACCTCGCCCTCCACACCCTGCTCGCCGCCGCCTGGATCGTCTACCGGTCCCGGTCGAGGGCGGCGGGGCTGCTCTGCGGCGTCTGCGCCGTGTTCCTCGGCGCGCTCTTCACCCTGCCCTATGTGCTGGCGGCCTCGATCCGGGCGGGGGGCGACATGCGGCGGTTGCTGCTGGGGTCGCGGGCCTGACCGGGATCATCCCTGCTTACGCGCATGCTCCATATAGGCGCGCAGAACGGCGTTCATCCGGGTCTGATAGCC comes from the Indioceanicola profundi genome and includes:
- a CDS encoding DinB family protein; the encoded protein is MITPAYARTMAAYNAEMNKRIYAAAGRLDDAVRRAEGGAFWNSIHGTLNHLLWADRMWMSRFAGWPAPTAKLKESACLIDDFAELSLARQEADRGLSDWAAQVDGEWLAMDQRWYSGAAQREITAPRGFLLAHMFNHQTHHRGQVHAMLTRAGADPGDTDLFLLVQPPMAD
- a CDS encoding glutathione S-transferase family protein, encoding MSELVIYGMAFSNFVRTVRMALFEKGIPYRFEPYVANTPEMLALNPFGKVPAMRHGDLTLFESQAICRYIEDAFGGPSLRPGTLAEKAVVDQWVAATCDHADKAFVRNYVLAYAMPKWLGKEPDRAQIAAAVPGVRKVIGVLDRHMDGREFVAADQLTLADLFLAPTTFLVQLYPEGKEALAEAPHLTRWLNSMMARDSFIATKPPKG
- a CDS encoding DUF4398 domain-containing protein; this translates as MFRRASAVAALFLATTALAACSSGPDYPPPDLAAARAAVDGVDPETVNRYAAVEMREARSYLDQAEAAWRQENAEAAQRYATQALATVRLAEARADAAEARAAESDLQESLQSAPGATGTTTSPGLTGTTGMSPSGTGVDPSTIGTSGTGLTPTPVQPAPVPITPNGR
- a CDS encoding OmpA family protein, with the translated sequence MIKNKTTMRGLLAGASLIILAACASAPDEYAPLAQLEQRFDQARLEQVPANAPVRFQEAERTLSQAQSRLGEADEQELSYLTQLASTQLDTAMTEAEAKQTREQRSALLADQQRVMLQEREEMLQQREEELALARQQLAEFEQRQTEGGLLVTLRDINFDLDSANLSPGDQERLAPLADYLQQHPDRNVVIEGHTDASGPDDYNRQLSQQRAEAVRNYLVSRGVSAGRIQTVGRGESVPVADNGSEAGRLQNRRIEVMIANPAG
- a CDS encoding fasciclin domain-containing protein — protein: MPGGCGEPTSSAPVPFASFEGREHNDASPTRDGSAGGRGACPGRLRFEHGGAGRLRRHGRRCCRRPGRRSHRCGGGRGCRGAGGSQADRVLENGASGGIEATDRTLAQSLERRSGFSTFTRLADASGLAQELGGGGSYTIFAPTDEAFNALPAELRQRLDTDRELLRNVLNQHVVSGQALAADQLPQEVRTAGGTPIRVALADGRPVLAAAGEPGAQAPDPEVALGGGPGTARIVTGNIAFAEGVVHGIDQVLLPAGMR
- a CDS encoding PRC-barrel domain-containing protein; translation: MNLRATLKGGLLVAAGLALAVPAVANAQTDTAPAQPAGVDGMTPPSPIGPAGPGDPRDAEPGPAGLGTPPIGDPMTAASPAGAPPLDTSASGMHQPGAHAANAPTGTGQTTISADELIGRSVKDVNGDTVGEVEDVILDGSGQAVHVILSGEGMDKKVAVNFDEMILPSPEADLELSTLTRADIETREAFTPDGNAVSLADQGVRTGNGNR
- a CDS encoding BON domain-containing protein, whose product is MADYYDDDRYRSDYRGGRGYDRPRRDRDRDMDRGHYGNFAGEWRRTDYTDAEPGGYGGRGHDEDRYYGRDRDYGRDRNFDDRGYSDRPRSGHGLSGAALAGRGFGSRDYGSRDYGDRDYSGRDYGGARAYDDRRGRSGGGDHGDRGFFARAGDEMASWFGSDDAERRRRWDAEHGDEGAQHHRGRGPTGYKRADARISDDIHDRLTEDPYLDATDISVKVEDGEVTLSGHVSNRRDKRRAEDLAEDVMGVRHVQNNLRVREGAGFAMTGSGTRDENQRSTSWGRSDSTGSVRTDASGNQRQAASSGEGFGAERGGNNQSDTGLAGLPTSNRTMP